Below is a genomic region from Pantanalinema sp..
GCCAGCTCCCCGCCCCACCCGGTGGGGCGGGGGAATAACGCCTAGACGCGCGCGGCCTCCTTAGAGTACTGCTTGAGGATGTCCTTGGCGATGACGACCTTCTGGATCTCGTTGGTGCCCTCGAAGATCTCGCAGATGCGCGCATCGCGGAACAGGCGCTCGATGGGGTACTCGCCCGAGTAGCCCATGCCGCCGTGGATCTGCACGGCCTTGTTGATGATCCAGGTCGCGTTCTCGGTGCAGAACAGCTTGACCATCGAGCCGGGCAGGGTGATCTTGTTGCCCTGCTCCGACTGCCAGGCGGTGTAGTACACCATCTGCTCCATCGCGAAGATGCGGGTGGCCATCTCGGCGAGGTAGAACTGGATGGCCTGGTTCGAGGCGATGGGCTTGCCGAACTGGATGCGGGTGGTCGCGTGCTTCATGGACAGGTCGAAGGCTTCCTTGGCGGAGCCCAGGCAGGCGGCGCCGAGGCTCAGGCGGCCCTTGTCCAGGATCTTCATGGCGGTCACGAAGCCGAGGCCCACCTGGCCCAGCACGTTCTCCTTGGGGACGCGGACGTCCTTGAAGAAGATCTCGCGGGTGTCCGAGCCCCGGATGCCCATCTTCTTCTCCTTGGGGCCGTTCTCGATCCCGCCGAAGGCGCGCTCGACGAGGAACGCCGTCACGCCGCCGTGGGCGCCGAGGGCCGGATCCGTCACGGCGAAGACCGTCATCAGATCGGCGGTGCCGCCGTTGGTGATCCACATCTTCTGGCCGTTGATCACCCAGTCGTCGCCGTCGCGCACCGCGCGGGTCTTGATGGCCGCGGCGTCGGAGCCGGCGCCCGGCTCGGTCAGGGCGAAGCAGGCGATCATCTCGCCCGAGGCGAGCTTGGGCAGGTACTTCCGCTTCTGCTCCTCGGTGCCGTCGATGACCAGGCCGTAGGTGCCGATGCCGCCGTGGGCGCCCATGGTGACGCCCAGGCTGGAGTCGACGCGGCCGATCTCCTCGGCGAGGATGGCGTTGCCCACGTCACCCAGGCTGGAGCCGCCGTACTCCTCGGGGATGTTGGAGCCGAGGAAGCCCTGCTCCGCCATCTTCATGATGATGTCGCGGCCGATGTGCTCTTCCTTGTCGTGCTTGTCGGCGAGGGGCCGGATCTCGCGATCGGCGAACTCCTTGGCCATCTGGCGGAGCATCTGCTGTTCTTCGGTGAAATTGAAATCCATCGCTTAATCTCCTCTAGTCGCCTTAGCGATCCACGAACTTGGGCTGGGTCTTGGTGATGAAGGCCTTCACGCCGATCTGCTTGTCCTCGGTCTCGCAGACCGCGCCGAACTTCTCGTTCTCGATCTTGATGGCCTCCTTGATGGGCTTGCCGTGCCCGCCGTGGAGGGCCTCCATCATGTACTGGATGGAGAGGCGCCCCTTGGTGGCGATCTTCTTGGCCAGGGTCATGGCCTGGGCGACCTCGTCGCCCGCGGGCACGACCTTCTGGACCAGGCCCACGCGCAGGGCCTGCTGGGCCGTGTACATGTCGCCGGTCAGGAGCCACTCGGTGGCGTTGCCGTAGCCGATGATGCGGGGCAGGCGCTGGGAGCCGCCGAAGCCCGGGATGATGCCCAGGTTGATCTCGGGCTGGCCGAAGCGCGCCTTGTCCGAGGCGATGCGGATGTGGCAGGCCATCGCCAGCTCGCAGCCGCCGCCCAGGCAGAAGCCGTTGATCGCGACGATCACGGGCTTCTTGAGGGCCTCGATCCGGTTGAAGACCTCGTTGGCCGCCGCCACCATCTGCTTGGCGTCGGCGCCGCTCTTGATCTCGGCGATCTCCTTGATGTCGGCGCCCGCGACGAAGGCCATCTGGCCGGCGCCCGTCAGCACGATCGCCTTGACCGCGTTGTCGGCCTCGAGCTCCAGGAGAACCTCGCTGAGCTCGAAGATGACGGCCGAGTTGAGGGCGTTGGCCGGAGGGTTGTCGAGGGTGACCAGGGCCACGGCCTCGTCCTGCTGCACCTTGACGAAGGTGCGGGTCTTCTTGCCCTCCTCGGCGGCCTCGTGGGCGTGGAAGCCCTGGCCGGACTTGGCGCCGAGCTTGCCCTCGGCGACCATCTGCTCGATCAGGGGCGCGGGCTTGAAGCGATCGCCCAGCTCCGCCTGGTAGAACTTGAGGCGCTCGAGCACGGTGTCGAGGCCCATCATGTCGGCGAGCATCAGGGGGCCGCGGCCCATGCCGGTGCCCATCTGCATGGCGGGATCCACGTCCTCGGCCGCTGCGACGCCGTCCGCGATCAGGATGGCGGCCTCGTTGATCATCGGCAGGACGAAGCGGTCGACCTCGAAGGGCACCTTGGCCTTGCCCTGTTTCGCGATGATCTCGGCGATCTTGCCGGGGACGGGGTTCACGGCCTCGTCGTTGTACGAGTAGAAGCCGGCGCCCTTCTTCTGGCCCCAGCGGCCCTCGGCGACCATCCAGTCGAGCAGCTCGGTGGGCTGGAAGCGCGAACCGAAGGCGTCGTGCAGGGTGTGGACGACCTCGTTGCAGACCTCGACGCCCAGCATGTCGGCCAGGGTGAAGGGGCCCATGGGGAAGCCCTTGCTCGGCACGACCATGTCGATCTGCTCGGCGGTGGCGGCCCCCTCCTGGAGGGCGGTCACGGCCTCGTTGAAGCTCGCGAGCAAGAGGCGGTTGACCAGAAAGCCCGCGCCGTCCTTGACCAGGACCGGGTGCTTGCGGATGTCCTTGCAGAAGGAGAGCAGCGTCGCCATGGTCTCGTCGGAGCTCTCTTTGCCCGCGATGACCTCGACCAGCTTCATGACCGGGGCAGGGTTGAAGAAGTGCAGGCCCGCGACCTTGGCCGGCCGCGAGGTGACGCTTCCCAGCTCGGTGACCGAGAGGGCCGAGGTGTTGGAGGCGAGGATCGCGTGCTTGGGGGTGACCTTGTCCAGCTCGGCGAAGACGGCCTTCTTGACGTCCATCTTCTCGGTGACCGCCTCGATGACGAGATCCACGTCATCGAAGCCGTCCCAGGTGGTCGTGCCCGAGACGAGGGCCATCTTCTGCTCCATCTCGGAGGCGGACATCTTGCCCTTCTTGACGCGGCCCTCGTAGACCTTGCGGGCGGCCGCGAGGCCCTTGTCCACCGCGTCCTGGCTGATGTCCTTGATGATGACCGGCAGGCCCGCGTTGGAGACGACCTGGGCGATGCCTCCGCCCATGGCCCCGCCGCCGACGACGCCCACCTTGAAGATGGGGAGCGGCTTGGCGTTCAGGGCGGACTTGGATTGGGATTCGACTGCCATCTGACTCTCCTTGCTAAGCGTTGGGATTCTCGAGGACCATGGCGATGCCCTGGCCGCCGCCGATGCAGAGGCTGGCGACGCCGTACCTGGCGCCGCGGCGAGCAAGCTCACGGCTGAGCGTCAGGGCCAGGCGCGCGCCCGAGGCGCCGACCGGGTGGCCGAGGGCGATCGCGCCGCCGTTGGGGTTGAGCTTGTCCATGTCCAGCTCGAGCTTCTTGGCGACCGAGAGGACCTGGGCGGCGAAGGCCTCGTTGACCTCGATCACGTCCATCTGGTCGAGGGTCAGCCCGGCCTTGGCCAGGGCCTTGGGGATGGCGTAGGCCGGGCCCATGCCCATGCGCTCGGGCTCGAGGCCGACGTTGACGTAGGAGCGGACGATGGCCATGGGCTGGTAGCCGAGGGCCTGGGCCTTCTCCTCGGTCATCATTAGCAGGCCGACCGCGCCGTCGTTGGTGCCGCAGGCGTTGCCGGGGGTGACGGAGCCGCCCTTCTTGAAGATGGTCGGGTACATGGAGAGCATCTGGAGGCTGAGGGCGGGGTTGGGGCCCTCGTCGATCGAGACGGGCTCGGGGGCGACGTCCTTGCCGCCGGCCTTCTTGGGCACGTTGACCGTCATGATCTCCTCGGCGAAGTTGCCGGAGCGGGCGGCCCGGAAGGCCTTCTTGTGGGAGTTGACGGCGAACTGGTCCTGCTCCTCGCGGGTGAGGCCGAACTCTTCGACCAGGTTCTCGGCGGTCTGGCCCATCAGGAGGTTGCAGACCGGGTCGGTGAGGCCTTCCCACATGGAGTCGATCATCTCGGCGTGGCGGATGCGCTTGCCGAAGCGCATGTCGCGGCTGATGTAGGGGTACGAGCTCATGGACTCGATGCCGCCCACCACCAGGACCTCGGCGTCGCCCGCCTGGATCTCCTGGTAGCCGTTGATGATCGCCTGCATGCCCGAGCCGCAGTTGCGGTGGACGGTGTAGGCGGGCTTTTCGAGGGGGATGCCGGCCTTGAGGGCCACGACGCGGGCGAGGTTGGGCGCCTCGGAGCCCTGGCCGCACGAGCCCATGATCACCTGGTCGATCGCCTCGATCGCCTGCGGGTTGCGCTTGAGCAGCTCCGCGAGCACGATGCGACCCAGCTCGGGCGCGTTGAGGTCCTTGAGTGCCCCGCCGAAGTTGCCGAAGGGCGTGCGGATCCCGTCCACCAAGACGACTTGTTTCATGAGCTAGGAACCCTTTCTGTGCGTGCGAGAACCGGGAGCGCCTTCGCTCCCGGGATCGAAGGGCGCGGCTTGTTGGCCGCTTCCGAAGGCGAGGACCATCCGGTCCCCCATCAGCTGCATCCGCTCCCGGCTGAACTCCTCCTCGAAGCCCAAGAGCGAGGCGAGGTTGAGGGTGAAGCCCACCGAGATGAGCTGCCAGGCGGCGGCCGTCACGTCCAGGTCGGCCGCGAGCACGCCCGAGCGCCGCCCCGCGTCGAGGACCGTCATCAGGAAGTCGGCGTAGGAGGCGAAGTGCCGGCGCAGGGCCTCGCGGATCTCGTCGTCCTCGACCTCGGAGAGGGCCTGGAACTGGATCTTGAGGGTGTCGGGCCGCTTGAGGACGATCTCGTACTGGCTGGTGCCGATCCGGCGCAGGAGGGCGAGGGGATCGGCCGCGTCCGAGGCCAGCTCCTTCCAGTGGCGCAGGGTGCTGTCGCCGACCCGGTCAAGGATGGTGAGGAAGAGCTGCTTCTTGCTCGCGAAGTGCTTGTAGACCGTCGGCTCGGAGATGCCGGCTTCCTTGGCGATCTCGGCCATGCCCGCGACCCGGTAGTTGGAGCGCGCGAAGACCGCGGTGGCGCAGCGCAGGATCTGCGCCCGGCGCTCTTCTGCCGTCAAGCGTTCGCGGGTGTCAGCGGCCATGGGCCTCCCTCAGTCGTTAGTGAGTAATCACTAACCATTATAGGAATGGCGCGAAGGCTGTCAAGACGGTGTTCATTCTCACCCGGGCGAAGCGTCCAGAAGAGGGCCAGGCCGGCGAAAACCCTCACGATGGCTTCACATGGGACACGATTGTTTGTTATGATTTATTATGACAAGGCCGGCACGCGCTCTTCTCCCCCTTCTCGCCCGCAACGCCGCACAAAGGAGCCCCGATGACCGCAGAAGTCTACTTCGCCCAGCGCCGCGCGACCGGCGGCGGCGGCCTCATGGACAAGATCGAGCAGCTCCTCGACGCCGCGGGGCTCGCCCAGGTCGTCACCCCCGGCGATCGCGTCGCGATCAAGACCCACTTCGGGGAGCCGGGCAACACCACCCACATCCGCCCCGAGATCCTGCGGCGGCTCATCAAGAAGGTCCGCCAGGCCGACGCCCGTCCCTTCGTCACCGACTCCAACGCGCGGTACTCGCCCCGGCGCACCGAGGCGGTGGGTCACCTGGAGGTGGCGAGCGCGCACGGGTTCAACTACCCGACCCTCGGGGCCCCGGTGCTCATCGCCGACGGGGTGGACGGCCGCCAAGGCACCGCGTACCCGACCGGCGGGAAACACCTGGGGACGGTTTCGATCGCAGGGGCCATCGACGAGGCCGAGGCCCTCATCGTCGCCAACCACGTCACCTTTCACCCCGAGGTCGGCTTCGTGGGCGCCCTCTACCACCTGGGCCTCGGCGCCCTGACCCGCGAGGGCAAGCTCGCCCTCTGCGCCGCGCCGAGCCCGGCCCTGGTGCTCGCGGGCGGCGACTCCCCCAGCCGGGAGGTCGAGGCCGAGGCCGCCGTCCTTCCGCCCGACCTTTTGGCCGCGCGGATCGCCGAGGCGTTCGGCGCCGTCCACCGCGCCAAGGCCGGCAAGATCCTCTACTGCAACGTCCTGATGGACCTCACCCCCGATCCGGACGGGGCGGGATGGAGCGACGCGGCGGTCATCCCCGACGTGGGGATCCTCGTCTCGCGCGACCCGGTCGGGCTCGACCAGGCCACCGCGGACTTCCTGAACATGCAGACCGGCCTGCCCGGCACCTGCCTGCAGGATCTCGGCACCCCGGACAAGATCCGCAGCCTCGCGCCGGCCGCCGACTGGGACCACCTCCTGGAGCTGGTCGCGCGCGACGGGCTGGGCTCGCGCGACTACGAGCTGCTGATCATCTGAGCCCCATGGTGCAAAGTGCCCCGTCTGGCTGCTAAGATCAGGCGGTCCCTTAGACGCTCTCCCCATCCTTCAGGAGGTCTCAGATGCCCCGCCCCGACGGCCGTCAGCCCGACCAGCTCCGCCCCCTCACGATCCAGCGCGGCTTCACCAAGCACGCCGAGGGCTCGGTGCTCATCGGCTTCGGTGACACCAAGGTCCTCTGCACCGCCAGCGTCGAGGATCGCGTCCCCCCCTTCCTGAAGGGAACGGGCAAGGGCTGGGTGACGGCCGAGTATTCGATGCTGCCCCGCGCCACGCACACCCGCTCGTCGCGCGAGTCGAGCATCGGCAAGGTGGGCGGGCGCACCCACGAGATCCAGCGCCTCATCGGCCGCAGCTTGCGCGGGGTGTGCGACCTGTACGGCTTCGGCGAGCGCCAGATCACCCTCGACTGCGACGTGATCCAGGCGGATGGCGGCACCCGGACCGCCGCCATCACCGGTGCCTGGATCGCCCTTCACGACGCCTTCTCGAGCCTGGTTTCCCAGGGCAAGATCGAGCGCATGCCCCGCCTGGACCCTCTCGCGGCCATCAGCGTCGGCATCGTGGACGGCGAGGCAGTCCTCGACCTGTGCTACCTGGAGGACTCGCGCGCCGAGACCGACATGAACGTGGTCGCCACCGGCTCGGGCCACTACGTCGAGATCCAGGGCACGGCCGAGGGCGAGCCCTTCGATCGCCAGATGGTCAACCGCATGCTCGATCTGGCGGATGCGGGCATCAAGGACCTGATCGCTGCCCAGCACCAGGCGATCCGCACGCCGGTCGGGGTCTAGGCCCGCCCCGCCGAAGCGATGCCCCGGGCTCGAAAGATCGATAAATCGTCCAACCAGAGCGCCAAATAATCCACGGTATCCTGCTTACCTTTTGTCCTATGCTGATGCGATGCGACTTCCACAGCACCAGCATAGGAGCCTCTTCATGCGCAAGCTGAGTCTTAGCTTGACTCTCGTCACCCTTCTCGCCCTTGGCGGCTGCGCGGGGACGCCGACCGCCTCCCTGACCGGTGGCGCCACTGCAACCGGCACCACAACCACCGTCGCGGCGCCCGTCATCTCGAGCTTCAGCCCCACCCAGGGGACCGCCGGAACGGTCGTCACCGTCACGGGCACCGGCTTCGACGGAGCGATCGCCTCCAACAACCTCGTCCTGTTCAACGGCACCCCTGGCCTCGTCACCGCGGCCACCGCCACCACCCTCACCGTCATCGTCCCCGAGGGCGGCTCGTACGGCACCATCACCGTGACCGTCAACGGCAAGACCGCCACGAGCGCCGACAGCTACTCGGCTCGCCTGGGCATCCGGACCGTCGCCGGGTCGCAAGGAGCGCCCGGGGGGGTGAGGGCCGCCGATTGGCGCGCGTCCTACGGCGCCATGGCCATGGACTCCGCCGGTAACCTCTACGTCACGCAGCAGAGCCGAAGCGCCGTCTACAAGATCGACCCGGCCGGCACCCTCACGACCGTCGCCGGCACCGGCGCCTGGGGCTACATCGGGGACGGCTTTCCCGCCACCGTCGCCCAGCTGAACAGTCCCGAAGGCCTGGCGGTGGATGCCTCGGGCAACCTCTACATCGCCGATACCTGGAATCACGTCATCCGCAAGGTCAGCAACGGCGTCATCTCGACCGTCGCAGGAAACGGCCAAAGCGGCTTCTCGGGGGACGGCGGTCCGGCCGGCAGCGCCCAGCTGTATGCGCCTCGGGGCCTGGCGGTGGACGCCACGGGCGATCTATACATCGCCGATACGAACAACAACCGCATCCGCAAGGTCGACCACGCGACCGGCATCATCACGACCTTCGCCGGCACCGGCAGCTACGGCTTCTCCGGAGACGCCACGGCAGCCGTCGGCGCCCAGCTCGCCTATCCCCATGGCGTGGCGGTGGACGCCTCGGGCAGCCTGTACATCGCCGATACGAACAACAGCCGCATCCGCAAGGTCAGCGACGGCACCATCTCGACCGTCGGCTCCCAGCTCGCCTATCCCCAGGGCGTGACGGTGGACGGTGCGGGCAACCTCTACGTCGCCGATACGAACAGCCACCGCATCCGCAAGCTCAGCGACGGTACCCTCTCGATCGTCGCAGGTAACGGTCAAGGCGGCTTCTCGGGGGATGGCGGCACGGCCACCAGCGCCCAGCTCAGCTATCCCAAGGGGGTCGTGGTGGACGCCGCGGGCAACCTCTACGTCGCCGATACGAACAACTTCCGCATCCGCAAGCTCGACGCCGTCGCTCAGACGATCTCGACCGTGGCAGGCGATGTCTCGGGCGAGGCCATGACCGCAGGCGCCTTGAACGTGGACCTTGCCGGGCCCGCAGCGACCGCCGAGGACGCGCAAGGCAACCTCTACATTGCCGATAGGTACAACCACCGCGTCCGAAAGCTCGGTATCGACGGCACCCTCACGACCGTCGCCGGCACCGGAGTCCCCGGCGAAGCCGGGGACTCCGGCGTGGCCACCAGCGCTCAGTTGAACCAGCCCCAGAGCGTGGCGGTGGACGCCGCGGGCAACCTCTACATCGCCGATACGAACAACAACCGGATCCGCATGGTGCCCGCGACCGACGGGACCTACTTCGGCATCCCCATGGTCGCCAACTCCCTCTACACCTTCGCCGGCACCGGAGTCTCCGGCTTCTCCGGAGACGGCGCGGCGGCCGGCAGCGCCCAGCTGAACGCTCCTCTGGGCGTGGCGGCGGACGCCGCGGGCGACCTCTACATCGCCGATACGAACAACAACCGCATCCGCAAGGTCGACCACACCACCGGCTTCATCGCGACCGTCGCCGGCACCGGCGTGTACGGCTTCACCGGGGACGGCGCGGCCACCAGCGCCCAGCTGAACCATCCCCAGGGTTTGGCGGTGGACGCCGCGGGCAACCTCTACATCGCCGATACGTACAACAACCGCATCCGCAAACTCAGCGGCGGCTCCATCTCGACCGTCGCCGGCAACGGCTATTCCTACGGCCTCAGCGACTACCGGGTTGCCGGATACTCCGGCGGCGAGGTCGCCTCCCGCATCACCCTGGACAGCCCCGAGGGCGTGGCGGTGGACGCCGAGGGCAACCTCTACGTCGCCGATACGGAAAACAACCGGATCCTCAAGGTCGCCCTCGGCGGCGCCGTCTCGACCGTGGCCGGAAACGGCATCTACGGCATCGACGGCGACGGCGGGCTTGCGATCAATGCCAGGCTGGCCTCCCCGCGTGGCGTGACGGTGGGCAAGGCGGGCAACCTCTTCATCGCCGATACCGACAACAACCTCATCCGTTCCGTCGGCTTCTGAGCCGCCGTCACCTCGGCAGGCATCGCGTTCGCGGTGCCTGCTTTTTTGGCCCCCTTGACCCCTGAGCCCCGCGATCCTTGTCACTGCTTGGCGAATCCTCTAAACTGGCCTCCATGTCTGCAGAAATCCCGAACTCGACGCTGCTCCAGACTTATCGCAAGCGCCTGTGGGTGGGCCTTGGCGCCGCTTTGGCCCTGCGACTGGTGCTCATCCTCTTCCCGATGGCCTTCTGGGTGGACATGGACACCTTCATGGCCTGGAGCCGGCGGCTCGTCGAGGTGGGGGTCCCGAACTTCTACGCCCCCGACTACTTCTGCGACTACCCGCCGGGCTACCTCTACGTCCTGTCGGGCCTCGGCCACCTCTACCACCTCTTCGACCCCAGCTGGGCCCACTACGGCCGGGGCCTGGGCCTTTCCGCCCTGCTCAAGGCGCCCGCGGTCCTCGCGGACGTGGCCTCGGCCTACGTGATCTTCCTCATCCTGCGCGGCCGGGTCACGATCCGCAGCGCCTACCACGGCGCCCTGGTCTACGCCTTCAACCCGCTGGTGCTCTTCGTCTCGGGGATCTGGGGCCAGATCGACAGCGTGCTGACGCTCGCCATGCTCGCGGCCGTTTGGCTGCTCTTGCGCAACCGGTTCGTGACCGCGGCGGCCACCGCGGTGCTCGGGGTCATGCTCAAGCCCCAGGGCCTCTTCCTCGCGCCGTTCTTCGTCCTCTCCCAGTGGTTCCGCCGGGCGTGGTGGGTGTGGCCGGCCGCGGCCCTCGCGGGCTTCGCTCTGGTCTGGGCGCTGACCTTCCCCTTCCACGCGGGCGGCGCGCCCGTCGTTGGTCCCTTCGCCTTCCTCTTCGAGAAGATGATGGCGACGGCAGGGACCTACACCAGCAGCACCATCAACGCCTTCAACATCTGGGCGCCGACCAGCCTCGACAACGGGGTGCTGATGTGGGGCGATCGTTACAGCGACTCCCGGACCATCTTCGGCCTCACCCACCGGGCCCTGGGCCTCGTCTTCGTGGGCATCCTCTCGGCGTGGATGGGCGTCTACCTCTACCGCAAGCGCCACGCGGGCCTCGCCCCGCTCATGCTCGCCTCCAGCCTCCTGCTCCTGGGCTTCTTCCTCTTCCCCACCCGGATGCACGAGCGCTACATGTTCCCGGCGATCGCCTTTCTGACCCTCGCCGCGAGCGCCAATCGCCACTTGATCCCCAACATGTGGGCCTTCACGGCGACGGCGACCCTCAACGTCCTCTACGTCTACGTCTACTACACCAACCAGCAGCTCTTCTACGCCGTCCCCGCCCCGGTGCGCACCGTCGTCATCGTGGGGGCGGTGCTGGTCAACATGTGGACCTTCGGGGACCTGGTCGGCTACACCTTCGGCCGGCGCCACGAGACCGCCTGGCGCCCCACCACCTCGCTGCGTCAGGCGCTTCTGGGCAAGGGCGCTTCCGAGATGGAGGCCGAGAGCGCCCCCGAGCCGTGGGACAGGCGTGACTGGCAGTGGATGCTCGGCCTGATGGGGGCCTTCCTCGCCCTCGGGCTGTGGCGCCTGGGATTGCCTGCCGAGCAGATCTTCGACGAGGTCTACCACGCCCGCACCGCCGAGGAGTACCTCAAGGGGATCAGCCCCTACGAGTGGACCCACCCGCCCCTGGCCAAGCTCATGATCGCGGTGGGGGTGGCCCTCTTCGGCATGAACGCCTTCGGCTGGCGCATCGTGAGCCTCCTGGTCGGCGCCCTGACCCTCGGGGTCTTCTACCTGCTCGCGCGCCGCATGCTCGATCGGCGGCGCCCGGCCTGGATCGCGACCCTGATGCTCGCCTGCGACGGGGTCTTCTTCGTCCAGTCGCGCGTGGCGATGACCAACATCTACGTGGTCTTCTTCCTCCTGCTCGCGACGCTCGCCACCTGGGAGTTCATGCGAACGCGCAAGGAGCGCATGCTGCCGCTCGCAGCGCTCGCTCTGGGCGCCGCGCTCGCCACCCGCTGGTCCACCATGTACGCCTGGGGCCTGTTGGGCCTGCTCATCGGCGTCTACGTCCTGTTCTGGGAGGCCCCGCGCCGGCAGCCCAAGGAGATCGGCCTCTTGGCCCTGCGGTGCATCGGGTACTTCGTCGCCATCCCGGTGGCGGTCTACCTGCTGAGCTACATCCCCTACATGGCCCAGGGCCATGGGCTCGGCGAGGTGCTCCAGATGCAGAAGAACATGTGGGGCTACCATGCGAACCTGAACGCCAGCCACAGCTACTCGTCGC
It encodes:
- a CDS encoding phospholipid carrier-dependent glycosyltransferase translates to MSAEIPNSTLLQTYRKRLWVGLGAALALRLVLILFPMAFWVDMDTFMAWSRRLVEVGVPNFYAPDYFCDYPPGYLYVLSGLGHLYHLFDPSWAHYGRGLGLSALLKAPAVLADVASAYVIFLILRGRVTIRSAYHGALVYAFNPLVLFVSGIWGQIDSVLTLAMLAAVWLLLRNRFVTAAATAVLGVMLKPQGLFLAPFFVLSQWFRRAWWVWPAAALAGFALVWALTFPFHAGGAPVVGPFAFLFEKMMATAGTYTSSTINAFNIWAPTSLDNGVLMWGDRYSDSRTIFGLTHRALGLVFVGILSAWMGVYLYRKRHAGLAPLMLASSLLLLGFFLFPTRMHERYMFPAIAFLTLAASANRHLIPNMWAFTATATLNVLYVYVYYTNQQLFYAVPAPVRTVVIVGAVLVNMWTFGDLVGYTFGRRHETAWRPTTSLRQALLGKGASEMEAESAPEPWDRRDWQWMLGLMGAFLALGLWRLGLPAEQIFDEVYHARTAEEYLKGISPYEWTHPPLAKLMIAVGVALFGMNAFGWRIVSLLVGALTLGVFYLLARRMLDRRRPAWIATLMLACDGVFFVQSRVAMTNIYVVFFLLLATLATWEFMRTRKERMLPLAALALGAALATRWSTMYAWGLLGLLIGVYVLFWEAPRRQPKEIGLLALRCIGYFVAIPVAVYLLSYIPYMAQGHGLGEVLQMQKNMWGYHANLNASHSYSSPWWQWPLMVRPTWYYYHDWKNGLISGIIAIGNPALWWASIPALLAMAYVAWRRKLWMGWFVVTMGLGMYLMWAIQPRPLVFMHYMFETIPFSILAMAYFMERLWRQEDWEPVASTYLALVVGLFAFFYPLLSGLPIPEQFYRMHIWFRTWI